ATGCCTGCGACATGAGCCTTGCTTGAAGACCTACTTGCATATCTCCCATACTTCCTTCAATCTCAACTCTTGGGACCAATGCAGCGACAGAATCAACAACCACAAGATCAACTGCATTACTCCTAACTAATTCATCGACTATCTCCAAAGCCTGTTCGCCATAGTCAGGTTGAGATATCAAGAGTGTTTTCAGATCAACACCCAACGCCTTTGCATAGACAGGATCAAGTGAATGCTCTGCATCAACTATAGCAGCTATACCTCCTCTTCTTTGTACTTCGGCAATTGCATGAAGTGCTATGGTTGTCTTACCACTTGCCTCTGGTCCATAAATCTCTACGATTCTACCCCTGGGATATCCACCAACACCTGTTGCTATATCCAAAGACAATGAACCTGTTGGCACAACTTCAACGGGAGTAACCTGACCCTCTTCACCGAGAATCATTATTGAACCTTTTCCAAAACTGTTTTCAATCTTCTTAATCGCTTTCTCAAGTACCTCAGCTTTTGCTTTTTGCTCTTTTTCACTCATGCTTGATCAATCCTCCTTCAAAACTACATTCATAGATCTGTTTATAAATCGGTCCGGTTGGTGTCAATTGAGATGAATAGATGCTGAAACGATCAACTGCAACAACTATTGGTTCAAAGGTGATATCTTCTATCAAAGCTTGCCATGCATTTGGAAAATCCTTAACCCTACCTATTGTAATATGAGGCGAGAATCTCTCCTCAAAAGAAAAATTGTGTTTCACAAGCTCTGCTTTCATCTCTTCATAAAGCTTCTGCAAACTTTGATTTGATTTCACACCAAGCCATATTACCCTCGGTTGATTCCCTTTGGAGAAATAGCCAAGTTTATCAACTATGTAAGAAAAAGACGGAAAACCTATAACTCTGTGGCACAAATGCTCCGCTACCTCGTCGATTTGATGTCGAGAAACCTCACCAAGAAAGAACAAAGTGAGATGGACATTCTCCTTACTCACCCAATTTGCTTTAAAACCTCTTTTCATCAATTTCTCAATAGATTGTTGTGCTACACTCCGAACGGCATCGTTCACATCAATTGCAATGAATGTTCTCAACTTTCATCCCCCC
The DNA window shown above is from Thermotoga profunda AZM34c06 and carries:
- the thpR gene encoding RNA 2',3'-cyclic phosphodiesterase yields the protein MRTFIAIDVNDAVRSVAQQSIEKLMKRGFKANWVSKENVHLTLFFLGEVSRHQIDEVAEHLCHRVIGFPSFSYIVDKLGYFSKGNQPRVIWLGVKSNQSLQKLYEEMKAELVKHNFSFEERFSPHITIGRVKDFPNAWQALIEDITFEPIVVAVDRFSIYSSQLTPTGPIYKQIYECSFEGGLIKHE
- the recA gene encoding recombinase RecA gives rise to the protein MSEKEQKAKAEVLEKAIKKIENSFGKGSIMILGEEGQVTPVEVVPTGSLSLDIATGVGGYPRGRIVEIYGPEASGKTTIALHAIAEVQRRGGIAAIVDAEHSLDPVYAKALGVDLKTLLISQPDYGEQALEIVDELVRSNAVDLVVVDSVAALVPRVEIEGSMGDMQVGLQARLMSQALRKIAGNVNRSKAIVIFTNQIRMKIGVMFGNPETTTGGLALKFYATMRIEVRRGEVIKEGNDIVGNTVTAKVVKNKVAPPFKKADFDIIYGKGVVRENELFNIGLAEGLIQRKGSWFFYVADDGKEYSLGQGKGNVVNYFVENPSIAREIEMKIRQKYNLPTEVPNEGNKE